A single window of Paenibacillus sp. FSL H8-0537 DNA harbors:
- a CDS encoding GNAT family N-acetyltransferase has translation MGSDDLFSSFPFLHTKRLTLRQMAVQDAADLHAFYSDMKVTRHLDWLGPDSIEACKMLIESWNEAYAERRLIPWGITLQGSAPIMGTVMLMPTRGEFEVEPRYPLTIGYDLKPDYWNKGMMSEALQAVMDFNDKHIHARRIQAEVHPENIASLHVLKKLGFQQEGVLRQYLMHEATKNFLDVIMLALLFS, from the coding sequence ATGGGCTCCGACGATTTGTTTTCCTCATTCCCTTTTCTGCATACGAAAAGATTAACACTACGCCAAATGGCTGTGCAGGACGCCGCAGACCTGCATGCTTTTTATTCGGATATGAAGGTGACTCGGCATTTGGACTGGCTTGGCCCAGACTCCATTGAAGCTTGCAAAATGCTGATTGAGTCTTGGAATGAGGCCTACGCGGAGCGCAGACTCATTCCATGGGGCATTACGCTGCAAGGCAGCGCACCTATTATGGGAACGGTTATGCTGATGCCGACAAGAGGCGAATTTGAGGTAGAGCCCCGTTATCCGCTTACGATCGGTTATGACCTTAAGCCGGATTATTGGAACAAAGGCATGATGTCCGAAGCGCTGCAGGCTGTGATGGATTTTAATGACAAGCATATTCATGCCCGCCGCATTCAAGCCGAGGTCCACCCTGAAAATATCGCTTCGCTCCATGTGCTCAAAAAGCTCGGCTTTCAGCAGGAAGGCGTGCTGCGGCAATATTTAATGCATGAAGCCACCAAAAATTTTCTTGATGTTATCATGCTCGCTCTATTATTTAGTTAG
- a CDS encoding GyrI-like domain-containing protein yields the protein MDNCSIITKPTLHLVGISYCGPYSTFPDEAIRLQSEFLARKHELNTTSKAPLLYSPYFGNEVFATYWACYEMPPSEEVPVGMVQFTIPTHRYAMVASTNKRIGEAYEQLFAWMNEQELEKHQSAVALEVFYIQEQHLEEEAVELLIPLAD from the coding sequence GTGGACAACTGCTCAATTATTACGAAGCCAACGCTTCATTTAGTAGGGATTAGTTATTGCGGTCCGTATTCTACTTTTCCGGATGAGGCGATTCGCCTGCAAAGCGAGTTTCTAGCCCGCAAGCATGAGCTGAATACCACGTCGAAGGCACCGCTGCTGTACAGCCCGTATTTTGGCAACGAAGTATTTGCCACTTATTGGGCCTGCTACGAAATGCCGCCGTCAGAGGAAGTGCCGGTTGGCATGGTGCAGTTCACCATCCCAACCCATCGTTATGCGATGGTTGCATCGACGAACAAACGAATTGGAGAAGCCTACGAGCAGCTATTTGCCTGGATGAACGAGCAGGAGCTTGAGAAGCATCAGAGCGCTGTCGCGCTTGAAGTTTTTTATATTCAGGAGCAGCATTTGGAGGAGGAAGCGGTTGAGCTTCTTATTCCGCTTGCCGATTAG
- a CDS encoding PhzF family phenazine biosynthesis protein yields MVPIYIVDAFTSKAFGGNPAAVCLLEALSDEGWMQKVAAEMNLPETAFVAPREGGYELRWFTPTQEVDLCGHATLAAAFVLWKTERLGLSQAAAFWTKSGVLTVELGEDEAEITMDFPSEPPAPAKAPEALIEGLGLIPRYTGRNRMDYVVEVDSEQTVRGLKPDFSQLSLLGGRGVIVTARAEGQAAYDFVSRAFYPKGGVQEDPVTGSAHCALAPYWAKRLRRDELVGYQASARGGFVKVKNTWDRVQLSGQAVLMMRGELEEI; encoded by the coding sequence ATGGTGCCTATTTACATAGTAGATGCGTTTACAAGCAAGGCGTTTGGAGGTAATCCGGCAGCGGTATGTCTGCTGGAGGCACTGAGTGATGAAGGATGGATGCAAAAAGTAGCGGCGGAGATGAATTTGCCCGAGACCGCTTTTGTCGCACCACGCGAGGGCGGTTATGAGCTGCGATGGTTTACGCCTACGCAGGAGGTGGATTTATGTGGACATGCTACGCTCGCGGCTGCTTTCGTATTGTGGAAGACGGAGCGGCTGGGGCTCAGTCAGGCGGCAGCCTTTTGGACGAAAAGCGGCGTGCTGACTGTAGAGCTAGGGGAAGATGAGGCGGAGATAACGATGGACTTCCCTTCGGAGCCGCCAGCTCCGGCGAAAGCGCCCGAGGCGCTCATTGAGGGGCTTGGGCTCATTCCGCGTTATACGGGACGCAACCGTATGGATTATGTTGTTGAAGTGGACAGTGAGCAGACGGTGCGCGGGCTAAAGCCAGATTTCTCGCAGCTGAGCTTGCTAGGTGGGCGGGGTGTCATTGTGACGGCTCGCGCCGAAGGCCAGGCAGCCTATGACTTTGTGTCGCGGGCTTTTTATCCGAAAGGGGGCGTGCAAGAGGACCCGGTGACAGGCTCGGCCCATTGCGCGCTGGCGCCCTACTGGGCGAAGCGGCTGCGAAGGGACGAACTGGTAGGCTATCAGGCGTCGGCTCGCGGCGGTTTTGTAAAGGTGAAAAATACATGGGATCGCGTTCAATTGAGCGGACAAGCCGTTCTAATGATGCGCGGTGAACTGGAGGAGATTTAA
- a CDS encoding DUF2164 domain-containing protein — protein sequence MMKLKWQREQKQQLIEQVQHYFELERSEEIGTIAAEQLIDHMVALLGPHVYNQAIQDARTTVVERMQAMEDELYALEKNVSAPRGGSRK from the coding sequence ATGATGAAGCTAAAATGGCAAAGAGAGCAGAAGCAGCAGCTGATTGAGCAGGTACAGCACTATTTTGAGCTGGAGCGCTCGGAGGAAATCGGTACCATTGCAGCGGAGCAGCTGATTGACCATATGGTTGCGCTGCTCGGCCCGCATGTCTATAATCAGGCGATTCAGGATGCGAGAACGACAGTGGTCGAACGAATGCAAGCGATGGAAGACGAGCTGTATGCGCTGGAGAAAAATGTTTCCGCACCGCGCGGAGGCTCTCGCAAATAG
- a CDS encoding YjjG family noncanonical pyrimidine nucleotidase, protein MKYDIILFDIDDTLLDYGQAEAHAFTSSCRDYAISLAGSDYVARYRSINQQLWHDYEQGKVTLAELREERFRRLFAENNPHIAADEFSTCYLNYLGEGSFLIEGAVELCSSLQGHCRMAVITNGIREVQLSRIGKAGLNEFFEHIIVSEETGYQKPHKGIFDYAFAKLGVTDPSKIIIIGDSLTSDMQGGINSGIDTCWFNPHRKSNTTAVKPAFEIQRLSELLSIING, encoded by the coding sequence ATGAAATACGACATTATTTTGTTTGATATCGATGATACGCTGCTCGATTATGGACAGGCGGAGGCTCATGCCTTCACAAGCTCCTGCCGGGATTATGCCATATCGCTTGCAGGCAGCGATTACGTGGCGCGTTATCGCAGCATTAACCAGCAGCTTTGGCACGATTATGAGCAGGGAAAGGTGACGCTGGCGGAGCTTAGAGAGGAGCGGTTTAGACGGCTGTTTGCTGAAAATAACCCTCACATCGCGGCAGACGAATTTAGCACCTGCTATTTAAACTATTTAGGCGAGGGCAGCTTTCTGATCGAAGGCGCTGTAGAGCTGTGCAGCAGCCTGCAGGGGCATTGCCGTATGGCGGTTATTACGAACGGCATTCGCGAGGTGCAGCTGTCGCGTATTGGCAAAGCGGGGCTGAATGAATTTTTTGAGCATATTATTGTGTCGGAGGAGACGGGATACCAGAAGCCGCATAAGGGCATTTTTGACTATGCGTTCGCGAAGCTGGGAGTAACTGACCCGTCCAAAATCATCATCATCGGCGATTCCTTGACCTCCGATATGCAGGGCGGCATTAACAGCGGCATTGATACATGCTGGTTTAATCCGCACCGGAAGAGCAATACGACGGCGGTTAAACCGGCTTTTGAAATTCAACGATTGTCTGAGCTGCTCTCCATTATAAATGGATAA
- a CDS encoding beta-galactosidase — protein sequence MKGPLEGKLYHGAALYPELWDADVLAEDIALMKQAGINVVRMGEFIWSRLEPEENRIDIRFLAEIIQTLHENEIETILCTPTATPPIWLSHGHPERLFVNEKGETLGHGSRQHACTNNPYYRGRSAIIIERLAQELGGLPGLIGWQLDNEFKAHVAECMCAACLEQWHNWLEQRYETIEQLNEAWGTHIWSEYYNRFDQIPQPGATPFLHHASLQTMYRLFSMEKLAEFAEEQIAVIRRYSALPITHNSSIAFHVDIERLFQQLDFGSYDTYASSINWPAYLINCDLWRNVKRGKPFWVMETSASYSGSLESYATPHPAGYVKVEAVAAYALGAGGFCYWPWRQQRAGSEQPHGSVVSAWGKKTIGYAHVMQVEQARRELEEILLTTSPMQAELAMTYSDRAKAYLRTEPLRKLNYRGLVTDFYARLVALGIHRDLITEGSGLGGYKLLLTPFVPYLSPDYLDRALAFVRDGGIWIVGPLTGGRTEHHTWHTDAALGKLEERAGVETTFVYPMDGTDAYGQAFGLQAPLGMWSSVFEPLDGNGLAGASAADSDHQATAIGCVHSGLTPGAAFITERRISQGKLVMLGSMPQGDDGDALLRRMLLHYADEAGVTLRFEATEGTIVAPRQGDGYVIWVIINMDGAGGHVTLPQDGVDALSGAAVPAGSLPVGQYEYRVVRFTK from the coding sequence GTGAAGGGACCACTCGAAGGGAAGCTGTATCATGGGGCGGCACTGTATCCTGAGCTTTGGGATGCTGACGTGCTTGCGGAGGATATTGCGTTAATGAAGCAAGCCGGCATTAATGTCGTGCGAATGGGCGAATTTATTTGGTCGAGGCTGGAGCCAGAGGAAAATCGAATTGACATCCGTTTTTTGGCTGAAATCATCCAGACGCTGCACGAAAATGAAATCGAGACGATCCTGTGCACACCGACGGCGACACCACCAATTTGGCTGTCGCATGGGCATCCGGAGCGGCTGTTCGTCAATGAGAAGGGCGAGACGCTGGGACATGGGTCGCGGCAGCATGCGTGCACGAACAACCCCTATTATCGCGGGCGATCAGCAATCATTATAGAACGGCTCGCTCAAGAGCTTGGTGGACTGCCGGGGTTGATTGGCTGGCAGCTCGATAATGAATTCAAGGCGCATGTAGCGGAATGCATGTGCGCAGCATGCTTGGAGCAGTGGCATAATTGGCTGGAGCAGCGGTATGAAACAATCGAGCAGTTAAATGAAGCTTGGGGCACTCATATATGGAGTGAATATTATAATCGCTTTGATCAAATTCCACAGCCGGGCGCAACGCCGTTTCTGCATCATGCCTCGCTGCAAACGATGTATCGGCTGTTCTCGATGGAGAAGCTTGCGGAATTTGCCGAGGAGCAGATCGCTGTCATCCGGCGCTACTCGGCGCTCCCGATTACTCACAACAGCAGCATCGCCTTCCATGTGGACATTGAGCGGCTGTTCCAGCAGCTTGATTTTGGCTCCTATGATACATATGCGTCCAGCATCAATTGGCCTGCCTACTTGATCAACTGCGACTTATGGCGCAACGTCAAGCGTGGCAAGCCGTTCTGGGTGATGGAGACGAGCGCCAGCTACAGCGGCTCGCTGGAAAGCTATGCAACCCCTCACCCGGCCGGTTATGTGAAGGTTGAAGCAGTCGCTGCTTATGCACTGGGCGCGGGAGGCTTCTGCTATTGGCCGTGGCGGCAGCAGCGGGCCGGCAGCGAGCAGCCGCATGGCTCGGTGGTAAGCGCTTGGGGCAAAAAGACGATTGGCTATGCCCATGTCATGCAGGTGGAGCAGGCGCGGCGAGAGCTGGAGGAAATCCTGTTAACAACCTCGCCCATGCAGGCTGAGCTAGCGATGACCTATTCTGATCGCGCCAAAGCCTATTTGCGCACCGAGCCGCTGCGCAAGCTGAACTATCGCGGGCTCGTGACCGATTTTTATGCCCGGCTGGTCGCACTCGGCATTCATCGCGATTTAATTACAGAGGGCAGCGGGCTCGGCGGGTACAAGCTGCTGCTGACGCCATTCGTGCCCTACTTGTCGCCGGACTACCTTGACCGTGCCCTCGCCTTCGTTCGGGATGGCGGCATCTGGATCGTCGGTCCGCTTACGGGTGGTAGGACTGAGCATCATACATGGCATACCGATGCTGCTTTAGGGAAGCTGGAGGAACGGGCTGGCGTAGAGACGACGTTCGTTTATCCAATGGATGGAACGGATGCGTACGGACAAGCCTTCGGCCTTCAGGCCCCGCTTGGTATGTGGAGCTCGGTGTTTGAGCCGCTAGACGGCAACGGCCTAGCTGGCGCATCCGCTGCTGACAGCGACCACCAAGCAACCGCAATCGGCTGCGTGCATAGCGGACTAACGCCCGGTGCCGCTTTTATTACCGAACGCCGCATCAGTCAGGGCAAGCTTGTGATGCTCGGGTCCATGCCGCAAGGCGATGATGGGGATGCGCTGCTGCGGCGCATGCTGCTGCATTATGCCGATGAAGCGGGTGTCACGCTGCGGTTTGAAGCAACTGAGGGTACCATTGTCGCGCCTAGGCAGGGGGATGGTTATGTCATCTGGGTCATTATTAATATGGATGGTGCCGGCGGTCATGTGACGCTGCCGCAAGATGGCGTTGACGCCCTGTCTGGAGCTGCTGTTCCTGCTGGTTCACTTCCTGTTGGACAGTATGAGTACAGGGTCGTTCGTTTTACAAAATAA